From the Oncorhynchus nerka isolate Pitt River linkage group LG20, Oner_Uvic_2.0, whole genome shotgun sequence genome, one window contains:
- the LOC135562766 gene encoding olfactory receptor 5AN1-like has translation MAHKFIMNSTQVFNPTGPCVAHTFENGTEDDKFDLGGCLFLFIMPFDAVVNVLVFVFLMLTILSLAVNGFTLLGLGRSEDLSWEPRYTLLKNLILSDMVQTINVGPFVTHCLLQRSTMNFNTLCLLQYFTGSVCIFSTLITITCMAIERYLYVCHAIHYLSILTPLRLRLTVGLTWVLSISVVCVNFTLLHQGEGEYGTATSGLICEPDTVERHMGFPRAAAITRKLLGFIFTLLCLLSYFFAYVRMYQDARSAVVPFNTVNIRARNTVLFYCGMLFLQLLPMFLRITSDALWELEGTGAMMTALSGAGTSLSAGTLHISLLILIMVPPCINPLIFGIRNWEVRQALFRLFHWKGNPPELELERTWVRSQDRAGVLE, from the coding sequence ATGGCTCATAAGTTCATCATGAATTCCACTCAGGTGTTCAACCCCACGGGTCCATGCGTTGCTCATACTTTTGAGAACGGAACGGAAGATGACAAATTCGACCTAGGAGGCTGCCTCTTTTTGTTCATAATGCCATTTGATGCAGTCGTGAATGTGCTGGTTTTTGTGTTCTTGATGCTCACAATCCTGTCTTTGGCTGTGAACGGATTCACTTTGTTGGGACTGGGACGCTCGGAGGACCTATCTTGGGAGCCACGCTACACCCTGCTGAAGAACTTGATTCTGAGTGACATGGTGCAAACCATCAATGTGGGCCCCTTTGTGACCCACTGCTTACTGCAGAGAAGCACAATGAACTTTAACACCTTGTGCCTCCTCCAGTATTTCACCGGCAGCGTCTGCATCTTCAGCACCCTCATCACCATCACCTGCATGGCCATTGAGCGATACCTGTATGTGTGCCATGCCATCCACTACCTGTCCATACTCACCCCTCTACGCCTGCGCCTCACCGTCGGCCTCACCTGGGTCTTGTCCATCAGCGTTGTCTGCGTTAACTTCACCCTGCTACACCAGGGGGAAGGGGAGTACGGCACAGCAACGTCTGGACTCATATGTGAGCCTGACACAGTGGAACGCCACATGGGTTTCCCCAGGGCAGCGGCTATCACCCGCAAGCTGCTGGGCTTCATCTTCACCCTGCTCTGCCTCCTCAGCTACTTCTTTGCCTATGTACGGATGTACCAGGACGCCCGCAGCGCTGTGGTGCCCTTCAACACGGTGAACATTCGGGCGCGCAACACTGTGCTTTTCTACTGTGGGATGTTGTTCCTGCAGCTACTCCCTATGTTCCTCAGGATCACCTCGGATgctctgtgggagctggagggCACAGGGGCCATGATGACCGCCCTCTCCGGGGCTGGGACCTCGCTGTCCGCTGGAACTCTGCACATCTCCCTCCTGATCCTCATCATGGTGCCTCCCTGCATCAACCCACTTATCTTTGGCATTCGCAATTGGGAGGTACGTCAGGCGCTGTTCAGACTCTTCCACTGGAAGGGAAACCCCCCTGAGCTGGAGCTGGAGAGGACGTGGGTGAGGTCACAGGACAGGGCAGGTGTGTTGGAATGA